In the Paramisgurnus dabryanus chromosome 18, PD_genome_1.1, whole genome shotgun sequence genome, TCATCTTGCCACGGCCACAGTTTTTACAGGACCGTCAGGAAAAAATCTAAACCATATAATAAATGCAGTGTCAGAAGTGTTAAATGATCACATCaaagaagaaataaaaaaaataaaaaatttgtggCAGTTATGGTGGATGAGACGACTGACTTCAGTAACACAGCGCAGCTCTTATGTCCTCGGGTATGTGACTGAAAAGTGACGGGTGAGTGCTTTACTACTTGTCGAGTATTGTATCATGCAGATTGTGGTTTGTATCTGAAAATAAGCATTATTAAGGGCTTATGCACATTGTTATTGAGTGGTTCGTGTTGCACTGATAGTAGCCTGTAGCATGTGGATGTGACCCTATGCACACAGTGTGCAGGGGATTACATGATACATGCAGTGAAATGTAGTCTGAGTTCAACCCACCCTTACCTAGCATACTGTTTTAGGCTTATTGTTGATCAGCTGTCATGTTGCTGAGTGCCTGTATGTGCGGCCGAATATATGCATTATTTGCATATGGGTGTGTTAGCTGTAACAGATGAGTATGTATGTGGTTTACATGCTTACTGAAGGCCCTGACTGAAACCCCACGGCACGCCACTGCTGATATGAGTTGCCTCCCCTTGCAAATAGCGCACTAACTCTGAGTCGTCTGGCCGTTGGCGTTCACACGAACTTGAAGACATCTCGCTGGACAAGATTGTACTTCATATTTTTTGTAGTTTCTCACATGCACACCATCGGGGGTCACACTTGAACCGTACAGTGGTTATAataaccgtcacagccctatttCAGTAGAAGCAGTTTGGCAAAATATAATCGTTTAAGCCATAACTCATTATCCTATCTGGTGAACCTTGGCTGGACATGTGGTGATTAGCAGCCATTGGTCAGTAAGTTAGTTATGTTTAATGCTTAAATTGCTTTTCTTGGCAGGAGTAAGGTTAAGGTGGAGCTGGATTCTGATGACAATATGGTGACTTGCAGTCAGATGGTATATGACTGTTATGCCTCAGGGAAAAAAAGCCAAGTAAGTATCttcactttatttaacaaacaACGCACTCTTTGTCGTCTTTGCTTTAGTACTTGTATTTGATTGTCTCATGCTTTCACCTTATAGGCGTCCAGCTCATCTTCCAGCAGTTGTATTAGCAACAACTATGTGATCTATGAAGATATGCAGTCCCTAGTCAACGTGCTCGATTCAGAGATGGGTCAGAGCATGCGTGTCTATGGCAGCACTTTTCTGTGGTTCATTCCATTTGTTCGCTCCTTAATGGAACTTGCGGAGCTCAATGCCTCCTACATTAGTGAGGTCATTCACTACCTTTGTGATAAGATACAAATTAATCGACACATGCTGACTGGACAGACAAACGTGTGCGACAGAGTGACTGAGTTTTTCACCCGCATCCTTATTCAGATTGTTGAGCTACATTTTAATGAAGGAGGAATGGGCAAACTTTATCGCTGTGCCCCCAAGTGGGTGGAAGTGATTGTCATGTGTAGTGTCCTGCCTGATGAAGCATTCAGTGCTGGATTACCAGACATGATGGGTGGGATTCACAGAGTGAGTTCAACCTCAAACACACTTGGTGTAGTTGGCAGACTGCCTGCATCTGGAGATGGTGTTGGTGCCATACTTGTGGGCTGCATCACTCTGATTCGACTACTGCTGAAGGAAGGGATACGATCCGGATCTGACCCACGTTCTACACATTATTTGAATTTGCTTAATAAGCAGTTGCGCAGAGTTCCAAATGCACGTTGGAAACTCACAAAATCTGAATCAGATGAGCTTGAAcgatgtttaaaaaatattgttcGGTCAATGCCAGCAAGACCTGCTTCTCCAGCTTCTACTGTGTCCTTCCCTTCTACTTCATCCATCGAGGCACCAACAAACGCTCCTCTTGTCAAAAATACAAACTTCCATAAACTGCAGCATGAAGACTCAGAAGCGGGTCCAAGCAGAGCAGGAGATGCGTCTGCTCCTATCAAACAGGAGACACTTTATGATTGCTTGTCAGATGAGGATTTCTTCAGTGGTTTTGAAAGCCTAATAGAGGCTAAGAAGGAACCCAGTGATCCTGTGGTTTCAGATCCGGGACCTGCTGTTGAGTTGGCACACATTAAACCAGACCTGGGAGTACTGCAGGAAATTCGATCCAGATTAAATAATAATACGAATTTATCAAAGATTAAGGCTATAGCCCAAGGGAAGCCTGGTAAACCAGAGATTGAACAAGTCGGGAGTGGCCAAAAAGAACCTATGAGCTCTCATCCTTTAACCTTGCAACCTGTGACGACTTCAAAACAGGCAGCAACTACAAAGAAATGTGGTTTAAGATCTGCGGTAGATGATGATGAGGATGATGAACCTCTTGATATCAGAAGAGATCGTCTGAGAAAATCCTGGAAGCTTGAAACAAGTGATTCTGAAGTAGACTGTAAGGATGATGGACAAAAGCATACCATAAGCACCTCAAAGGAAAGTTTTACTACCATTATTATCTCTGACGATGAAACTTCAGAGAATGATGAGGAGCCAACAAAAAAGGTCCTTGGGCCCAATGATGAGACTCCTACACTGCAGAATAAATCTCCAGTCTTACCCGAAAGTCCAGGCCGTGACTATGATGATCTCAGTGAATCACAGGTTTTTGAATTTGAGACCCAGCAATATGTGGCATCTGCTTGGGAGGATTTTGAAGCATCAGTTGTGACGAAGCCTAAATCGAACTCTGAAATCAAACCACAAGTGGCTCCTGTTCCTGATGAAGGTTCTCCCTCATGGAGTTCAGAGACTGAAGCAATTCAAGATGAGGACATTGAGAGGGCCTGTCAGCAAGCTGAAGAAAAGATTAAACAACAGCAGCAACCTCAAAAGCCAAGTGTTTCATGTGCATCTTCCTCATCCAGCAAAATCAGCCCTGTAGAGTACAGGGATCAATTCAAACAACCACAAATTCTGCCAGTTAAAAACCAGAAGACTGTACAGTCTGAAAAGAAAGACATTGTGCAGTCTAAAAAACCATTAATAATTGAGGCGCTTGCTCATAAAGTCAGGCGCCATTCCTTGAAGCGCGGCTTTTCATCTCCCGAAGTTGAGGAACCACCTTCAACTTCTGTATCCACATCGGGGTTGTCATCTGCCGCAACATCTTCCTCTTATTTTTCGGCCTCTGCCTCACGTGGCATCCCTGCTGTAGTTCCCCCAAAGAAGGTTCGTAAAGCTGTTGAGCCCGAATCAACAGCTGAACGTTTAGGATTgaagaaaaaagaaaggaagGCTTTTGATCTTTCACAGCGTTCCCTGGACAGTGTCGCTAAACTGCGGGGCCATGGCCAGAAAGTGCATGTGGAGCCACAACAGGTAAAAAAGCGAATGAGCAGCACTAAGTCCTCTCCAAAGAAACGTTTGGTAAAAAGCAACAAGAAACTTTTGGCATCACAAGAAATGCAGTTCATCAGGCAAAGTCGTGATAAGCGTCAGAGGCCAGCAGGGGTATCCCCCACAACGTTGGCTCCCAAACCAACAAAGAGCACCCAACCTGGGGAAATGCACCTATCAAAATCTATGGTTGCAGAACAAGAGGATTTCGATTTTCTTCCCTGCCCTCAGGAAGATCCTGACCATCAACAGAATAATAAAAGGCCGGCCACAGAAATGAAAACGAACCATACCAGTGAAAGCTGTGACGCTAGAGATGATGTCGATGGACATAACAAGACTGAGTCAAAGTACTTCAGAAGCAGTGAGTCTGTTGATGTTGCGGTCAACACAGAGAGGAACACAGCCACTAAGGATGCaaaagaagaggaggaggatgaATGGATGTTCCTCACTCAAATGGAACCCACCGACATGGAACTATGCTCTCAGATGGAGCAATTGGAAGAGAATGATGAAAGATTTTTCCATACCCAGAGAGATCCTGTGGACATGGACCTGGATGATGACGTTGGTGAACCAGAAACCCCCGTGCAGCTGGCATTGCCAACACACAAACCTTTGCCCTCTTTTCAAGATCCAAACAGTTTCAAACGTATTGATTCCAATAATGATAATTTATTCCTAAAGCCTGGGATGTCCCCGATGTCACAGAAAAAGGCCAAGCCTTCCACCACAAAAATATATGCCCCCAGCTCACGCAGTGCCTCGCTTGTCCTGGAAATGGAAAAAGGGGATAAGCCGCCTCCTGTGGTTAATGTTGCTAAAGCTAAGAATGCCCAAGCGGCACCAGCGATGCCACCCCCAAAGATGACCCCTCCTGTGCTTCCTCCACAATTCGCACAGCCATTGCCTTCTGCACAATTTGCACGCCCGTTGCCGCCTTCACATTCCACACGGCCGTTGTCTTCAAAACCGATTCTTCGACCACTGAGCCATGCCCCAAAGTCAGTCACTAGTACTAAAATAAGCTCTACATCTGAACCGCCATCTTACAAAACATACCAGAGACCTGAAGCTCCAGTTAACAAACCAGTGCCCAATATGGATCAGAGCCAGAAGTTTGACGTTTCGGTCTTGACACAAGCTATTCTTAAATGGGAGTTTCGTATGTTTGACAATTTCAAAACATTTGGCAGTCCAGATGATCTATGCCAGCTGCCACTGAAGGAGGTGCCAGTTAAATTCACTAGCTACCTAGAGTACTTCAATACCCTGTACCCTCTGCTGCTGATAAATGCATTTGAGGAGGTGAGACTACATCTATAATTCTTTCTATGCTGTACATGGCATTTATCTTAATGGTTTGTAAACCTAAGGCAAAGGTTAATCAATGGAGCatgaataaattatctgtgatCAAGTTGTGCTGTATGTCGTTAATTTATTCACTTTCCTAATAGATGGTTAATGAATGGCTCAAGCAGGGGAGGATTGAAGTTCTTGCTCAGGTCCAGGGTATGGAGTACAGTAATCGCACAGCTAGTGCCAGCTTCGTAGGTAAGTTCAGACATTATTTTCTCAATTAAATACAATCTTTATACCAACAGTATCAATAAGTACCTACATTATACAGGACCAGTCAATTGCAACAACATTTCAGTAGTTATTTTGCACCATTTGGACTTTTGATGATGTTTCTCTGCTTCTAGCCAAACTTTCTCGGGAGCAAGAAAGGAGACAACTGTATCCCAAAGAAGATGACCTCGTACTGCTACATCTGCCAGAGAACACTGGAGCGTATGCACACGATGAACCTGCTGAACACCATGTACTGCCTCATTTTGGTTATGTGTCTCGGTCCAGCGTTTCTAACAGGGGTCCAGGTGTGTGGCCTTCTGAGATTGATAAGGGTTGATTAAATGTATGTCCACTGTCTTACCCTTCTTTTTGCTTTGACAGGCCCAACTGTAAACATGACTATTCAGACTCGTGGAAATGTATCTTCGGTGAACACTCAGTCTGTGCGGTGCGAAGTCATTGGGTCGTTGATCAGCACATTTCGGGAGTTCCGGGCACTGTGTTTATTGCGTAATGGACCAATGTTGCGTCCTCTTCTTGCTCCACACGTGTCGTATTTCAAACACAGTCAAGATATCCAGCTGAAGATGGATGCACCAGTAAGTTTGGCATTATATGGTGTTCTTGTGGTATTAAAATGCATTCATATACTTGAGCAGAGTGTGTTTCTGTAGAGAAGGGGTCTCCAACCCTGCTCTTGGTGAGCTACCGTCTTGCAGATTTTGGCTTCAAtcccaatcaaacacagctgaagcagctaatcaaggtcttcaggTTTGtgtgataattacagacaggtgggTTGGAACTGGGTTTCAATCTGCGatagctcaccaggagcagggttggtGACACCTCCTGTAGCGTATACTCTAAACCAGGGTtctcaaatcttaccctggagggccggagcacgacagagtttagctccaacccgaatcaaacttacccacctgtgatttttgTAGTGATCATGaggaccttgattagcttgctcaggcttttttgatcagggttggagctaatctctgcagtgctccggccctccagggaaAGATTTGAGGAACCCTGCTCTTAACCCTAGTTAACAtgagtgtctttgggttttggtCTGACATAATCAGCTATGCGTGTTTTCTCTACATTTTAGGAGTACAACATAGATCAGTCCAGAGCGATAGACTGTGGTCTTGCCATGATAAAGAGGACACAAAAGACCCCAAAATTTCT is a window encoding:
- the setx gene encoding probable helicase senataxin isoform X1: MMEKCMWCTTSLDVEGDEAIRTLLRRYSSGKLSEREMDSLNEDLSCCMECVVEYHRSREKVPELHKVLWEMEKTRLLRVLGSVLDQELDEDDDLFIIEDDGVELVSKMSPIEFQNSLRFPLFEVLKYPYLLCYRELCDMAVKALCMLQDMNHSLAVFEKYQGTYMLLVHPNEKVRRWAIDAAKTMKSVDRDSYYDLQEIFTCMFYVIELGFCVDLPASDPDSYAGGSVPRLPSHLYDSHNKKNYWLGICMLLTQLSAEAMDSLFMGQFNQFNIPLCILNTMDELKHEDDPASDPFWPALQCFMVILDRLGSKIWGQVDPILAFQTITGAASYTAEIRNIQKKTTGSKVKVELDSDDNMVTCSQMVYDCYASGKKSQASSSSSSSCISNNYVIYEDMQSLVNVLDSEMGQSMRVYGSTFLWFIPFVRSLMELAELNASYISEVIHYLCDKIQINRHMLTGQTNVCDRVTEFFTRILIQIVELHFNEGGMGKLYRCAPKWVEVIVMCSVLPDEAFSAGLPDMMGGIHRVSSTSNTLGVVGRLPASGDGVGAILVGCITLIRLLLKEGIRSGSDPRSTHYLNLLNKQLRRVPNARWKLTKSESDELERCLKNIVRSMPARPASPASTVSFPSTSSIEAPTNAPLVKNTNFHKLQHEDSEAGPSRAGDASAPIKQETLYDCLSDEDFFSGFESLIEAKKEPSDPVVSDPGPAVELAHIKPDLGVLQEIRSRLNNNTNLSKIKAIAQGKPGKPEIEQVGSGQKEPMSSHPLTLQPVTTSKQAATTKKCGLRSAVDDDEDDEPLDIRRDRLRKSWKLETSDSEVDCKDDGQKHTISTSKESFTTIIISDDETSENDEEPTKKVLGPNDETPTLQNKSPVLPESPGRDYDDLSESQVFEFETQQYVASAWEDFEASVVTKPKSNSEIKPQVAPVPDEGSPSWSSETEAIQDEDIERACQQAEEKIKQQQQPQKPSVSCASSSSSKISPVEYRDQFKQPQILPVKNQKTVQSEKKDIVQSKKPLIIEALAHKVRRHSLKRGFSSPEVEEPPSTSVSTSGLSSAATSSSYFSASASRGIPAVVPPKKVRKAVEPESTAERLGLKKKERKAFDLSQRSLDSVAKLRGHGQKVHVEPQQVKKRMSSTKSSPKKRLVKSNKKLLASQEMQFIRQSRDKRQRPAGVSPTTLAPKPTKSTQPGEMHLSKSMVAEQEDFDFLPCPQEDPDHQQNNKRPATEMKTNHTSESCDARDDVDGHNKTESKYFRSSESVDVAVNTERNTATKDAKEEEEDEWMFLTQMEPTDMELCSQMEQLEENDERFFHTQRDPVDMDLDDDVGEPETPVQLALPTHKPLPSFQDPNSFKRIDSNNDNLFLKPGMSPMSQKKAKPSTTKIYAPSSRSASLVLEMEKGDKPPPVVNVAKAKNAQAAPAMPPPKMTPPVLPPQFAQPLPSAQFARPLPPSHSTRPLSSKPILRPLSHAPKSVTSTKISSTSEPPSYKTYQRPEAPVNKPVPNMDQSQKFDVSVLTQAILKWEFRMFDNFKTFGSPDDLCQLPLKEVPVKFTSYLEYFNTLYPLLLINAFEEMVNEWLKQGRIEVLAQVQGMEYSNRTASASFVAKLSREQERRQLYPKEDDLVLLHLPENTGAYAHDEPAEHHVLPHFGYVSRSSVSNRGPGPTVNMTIQTRGNVSSVNTQSVRCEVIGSLISTFREFRALCLLRNGPMLRPLLAPHVSYFKHSQDIQLKMDAPEYNIDQSRAIDCGLAMIKRTQKTPKFLLIHGPPGTGKSKTIGGLLYKLLSSDINSAALGGNFPSKTRRTRVLLCAPSNAAIDSLMKKVIVVFKEKCRNINAPQGNCGDINLVRLGSEKTISKILKPFSLDHQIRARAQRTQQTVEADIQKQKELLDQDIEVVSKLCAKAQKGSSEFKRFTERKMELLREIEGLSRKIKECRGKRQESQALVLQNAHVICCTLSTSGSTVLENAFRRLGHEPFSCVIIDEASQAKETETLIPMLYRCPAVILVGDPNQLPPTVVSQKAKELGYDQSLMVRLCKSLQSNAQPSPVFLLSMQYRMHPDICEFPSKYIYNNTLKNDWQGQCRQYEEEERTLTVSELRLIRLLRGRCECETALKRCSFSWPFKSYRVFDVTDGRENKEGDSFSNNKEVKLVLMLLKLLSEKQSVRVGVITPYNAQKRRIMDAMRKPDFECKHLQVEVDTVDGFQGREMDCIIVSCVRASSETGSIGFLGNRQRLNVTITRAKFSLFILGHLRTLREQSDWGALIDDARKRGNIIKTQDRDYQSDVRKILKNDSLSRSLSHPPVGRPSTVTSPIPHVPMETGRASTSRPHPSASLLRQNSMPRPIPLDCPRDPQITERPTDPRFAERRPIGEQRQDVDGRGLSMSHQRPTDPRFTERRPFRDDYRNAAHSSRHTSKHFPSPKRHRR
- the setx gene encoding probable helicase senataxin isoform X2, coding for MMEKCMWCTTSLDVEGDEAIRTLLRRYSSGKLSEREMDSLNEDLSCCMECVVEYHRSREKVPELHKVLWEMEKTRLLRVLGSVLDQELDEDDDLFIIEDDGVELVSKMSPIEFQNSLRFPLFEVLKYPYLLCYRELCDMAVKALCMLQDMNHSLAVFEKYQGTYMLLVHPNEKVRRWAIDAAKTMKSVDRDSYYDLQEIFTCMFYVIELGFCVDLPASDPDSYAGGSVPRLPSHLYDSHNKKNYWLGICMLLTQLSAEAMDSLFMGQFNQFNIPLCILNTMDELKHEDDPASDPFWPALQCFMVILDRLGSKIWGQVDPILAFQTITGAASYTAEIRNIQKKTTGSKVKVELDSDDNMVTCSQMVYDCYASGKKSQASSSSSSSCISNNYVIYEDMQSLVNVLDSEMGQSMRVYGSTFLWFIPFVRSLMELAELNASYISEVIHYLCDKIQINRHMLTGQTNVCDRVTEFFTRILIQIVELHFNEGGMGKLYRCAPKWVEVIVMCSVLPDEAFSAGLPDMMGGIHRVSSTSNTLGVVGRLPASGDGVGAILVGCITLIRLLLKEGIRSGSDPRSTHYLNLLNKQLRRVPNARWKLTKSESDELERCLKNIVRSMPARPASPASTVSFPSTSSIEAPTNAPLVKNTNFHKLQHEDSEAGPSRAGDASAPIKQETLYDCLSDEDFFSGFESLIEAKKEPSDPVVSDPGPAVELAHIKPDLGVLQEIRSRLNNNTNLSKIKAIAQGKPGKPEIEQVGSGQKEPMSSHPLTLQPVTTSKQAATTKKCGLRSAVDDDEDDEPLDIRRDRLRKSWKLETSDSEVDCKDDGQKHTISTSKESFTTIIISDDETSENDEEPTKKVLGPNDETPTLQNKSPVLPESPGRDYDDLSESQVFEFETQQYVASAWEDFEASVVTKPKSNSEIKPQVAPVPDEGSPSWSSETEAIQDEDIERACQQAEEKIKQQQQPQKPSVSCASSSSSKISPVEYRDQFKQPQILPVKNQKTVQSEKKDIVQSKKPLIIEALAHKVRRHSLKRGFSSPEVEEPPSTSVSTSGLSSAATSSSYFSASASRGIPAVVPPKKVRKAVEPESTAERLGLKKKERKAFDLSQRSLDSVAKLRGHGQKVHVEPQQVKKRMSSTKSSPKKRLVKSNKKLLASQEMQFIRQSRDKRQRPAGVSPTTLAPKPTKSTQPGEMHLSKSMVAEQEDFDFLPCPQEDPDHQQNNKRPATEMKTNHTSESCDARDDVDGHNKTESKYFRSSESVDVAVNTERNTATKDAKEEEEDEWMFLTQMEPTDMELCSQMEQLEENDERFFHTQRDPVDMDLDDDVGEPETPVQLALPTHKPLPSFQDPNSFKRIDSNNDNLFLKPGMSPMSQKKAKPSTTKIYAPSSRSASLVLEMEKGDKPPPVVNVAKAKNAQAAPAMPPPKMTPPVLPPQFAQPLPSAQFARPLPPSHSTRPLSSKPILRPLSHAPKSVTSTKISSTSEPPSYKTYQRPEAPVNKPVPNMDQSQKFDVSVLTQAILKWEFRMFDNFKTFGSPDDLCQLPLKEVPVKFTSYLEYFNTLYPLLLINAFEEMVNEWLKQGRIEVLAQVQGMEYSNRTASASFVAKLSREQERRQLYPKEDDLVLLHLPENTGAYAHDEPAEHHVLPHFGYVSRSSVSNRGPGPTVNMTIQTRGNVSSVNTQSVRCEVIGSLISTFREFRALCLLRNGPMLRPLLAPHVSYFKHSQDIQLKMDAPEYNIDQSRAIDCGLAMIKRTQKTPKFLLIHGPPGTGKSKTIGGLLYKLLSSDINSAALGGNFPSKTRRTRVLLCAPSNAAIDSLMKKVIVVFKEKCRNINAPQGNCGDINLVRLGSEKTISKILKPFSLDHQIRARAQRTQQTVEADIQKQKELLDQDIEVVSKLCAKAQKGSSEFKRFTERKMELLREIEGLSRKIKECRGKRQESQALVLQNAHVICCTLSTSGSTVLENAFRRLGHEPFSCVIIDEASQAKETETLIPMLYRCPAVILVGDPNQLPPTVVSQKAKELGYDQSLMVRLCKSLQSNAQPSPVFLLSMQYRMHPDICEFPSKYIYNNTLKNDCETALKRCSFSWPFKSYRVFDVTDGRENKEGDSFSNNKEVKLVLMLLKLLSEKQSVRVGVITPYNAQKRRIMDAMRKPDFECKHLQVEVDTVDGFQGREMDCIIVSCVRASSETGSIGFLGNRQRLNVTITRAKFSLFILGHLRTLREQSDWGALIDDARKRGNIIKTQDRDYQSDVRKILKNDSLSRSLSHPPVGRPSTVTSPIPHVPMETGRASTSRPHPSASLLRQNSMPRPIPLDCPRDPQITERPTDPRFAERRPIGEQRQDVDGRGLSMSHQRPTDPRFTERRPFRDDYRNAAHSSRHTSKHFPSPKRHRR